Proteins encoded by one window of Lutibacter sp. A64:
- the secA gene encoding preprotein translocase subunit SecA, producing MSIINSVLKIFVGDKKKSDLKLLQPIVKKVAAFESEMSNLTNDELRAKTAYFKDIIAKATNEYTSKIEELKKEAHDANVDRKEEIYTEIDQLEESSYEALEKTLKEITAEAFAVVKETAKRFKENKTITVTATPFDRELSATRDNITLEDDQAFWSNTWDAQGKQVTWDMVHYDVQLIGGAVLHQGKIAEMMTGEGKTLVSTLPVYLNALSGKGVHVVTVNDYLAKRDAAWMGPIFEFHGLSVDCIDHHQPNSDARRKAYNSDITYGTNNEFGFDYLRDNMAHSPSELVQRPHNFAIVDEVDSVLIDDARTPLIISGATANADRHEFNELKPSVDKIVSIQKNYLTGVLAEVKKLIAEGNTKDGGFLLLRVFRGLPKSKALIKFLSQEGIKQLLQKTENHYMQDNNREMPKIDEELYFVIDEKNNSIELTDKGISYLSGDDGDESFFILPDLSTELGAIDNSDLSTEEITAKKEELYRDFSIKSERIHTMNQLLKAYTLFEKDVEYVIMDDKIKIVDEQTGRIMDGRRYSDGLHQAIEAKENVKIEAATQTYATVTLQNYFRMYRKLSGMTGTAITEAGEFWDIYKLDVVEVPTNVPLVRDDKEDLIFKTKREKYNAVINEIEKLVNNGQPVLVGTTSVEISELLGRMLSIRKIKHNVLNAKLHKKEADIVAEAGNPGVVTIATNMAGRGTDIKLSEAVKKAGGLAIIGTERHDSRRVDRQLRGRAGRQGDPGSSQFYVSLEDNLMRLFGSERIAKMMDRMGLQEGEVIQHSMITKSIERAQRKVEENNFGVRKRLLEYDDVMNSQREVIYKRRRHALYGERLQVDIVNMVYDTCNAIVRESKLANDYQNFEFELIRFSSTSSPFTEEEFKKLSEQELTDQLFDIVYKHYREKLERSAKAAYPVIKDVYENQGDKYERIVVPFTDGTKELKVVTNLKEAYESEGKGLVTDFEKNITLAIIDDTWKDHLRQMDELKQSVQNATYEQKDPLLIYKFESFELFNEMLDKINKEVLSFLFKGELPSQDANQVSQAREQKREKVQLSKEDYKNTSEQTQTNQTQQPQVVETIVRTERKIGRNEKVTIKNVMSGENKSVKYKQAIPLIQKGEWVLVDEA from the coding sequence ATGAGTATTATAAATTCCGTACTAAAAATATTTGTTGGAGATAAGAAAAAAAGCGATTTAAAATTACTACAACCTATTGTAAAAAAAGTTGCCGCTTTTGAGAGTGAAATGTCAAATCTAACAAACGACGAATTAAGAGCAAAAACAGCTTATTTTAAAGACATTATAGCTAAAGCAACTAACGAATATACTTCAAAAATTGAAGAGTTAAAAAAAGAAGCTCACGATGCAAATGTTGATAGAAAAGAAGAAATATATACAGAAATTGATCAACTAGAAGAAAGCTCGTACGAAGCTTTAGAAAAAACACTAAAAGAAATTACTGCCGAAGCATTTGCCGTTGTTAAAGAAACTGCAAAACGCTTTAAAGAAAACAAAACTATTACAGTTACTGCAACTCCATTCGACAGAGAACTTTCTGCAACAAGAGACAATATTACACTTGAAGACGACCAAGCATTTTGGTCAAATACCTGGGATGCACAAGGTAAACAAGTAACTTGGGATATGGTACATTACGATGTACAGCTTATAGGTGGTGCCGTTTTACATCAAGGTAAAATTGCTGAAATGATGACTGGTGAAGGTAAAACACTCGTATCTACATTACCCGTTTATTTAAATGCATTATCTGGAAAAGGTGTTCATGTAGTAACCGTAAACGACTATTTGGCAAAACGTGATGCCGCTTGGATGGGGCCTATTTTTGAATTTCATGGTTTAAGTGTAGATTGTATCGATCATCATCAACCAAATTCAGATGCACGTAGAAAAGCCTATAATTCTGATATTACTTATGGTACTAATAACGAATTTGGTTTCGATTATTTACGTGATAACATGGCACACTCACCGAGCGAACTAGTACAACGCCCACACAATTTTGCCATTGTAGATGAGGTCGATTCTGTATTAATTGATGACGCTCGTACTCCTTTAATTATATCTGGAGCCACTGCAAATGCCGATAGACACGAATTTAACGAATTAAAACCAAGTGTAGATAAAATTGTATCCATTCAAAAAAATTATCTAACTGGAGTTTTAGCAGAAGTAAAAAAATTAATTGCTGAAGGAAACACAAAAGATGGTGGATTTTTACTATTACGTGTATTTAGAGGTTTACCTAAAAGTAAAGCTCTTATTAAGTTTTTAAGTCAAGAAGGTATTAAACAACTCTTGCAAAAAACTGAAAACCATTATATGCAAGACAACAATCGTGAAATGCCAAAAATTGACGAGGAATTGTATTTTGTAATTGATGAAAAAAATAATTCAATAGAACTAACAGATAAAGGAATCTCTTATTTATCTGGAGATGATGGAGATGAAAGTTTCTTTATTTTACCTGATTTAAGTACAGAACTTGGCGCCATAGATAACAGCGACCTATCTACTGAAGAAATTACTGCTAAAAAAGAAGAATTATACAGAGATTTTAGCATTAAAAGTGAGCGAATTCATACAATGAATCAATTATTAAAAGCATATACCCTATTCGAAAAAGATGTGGAATATGTAATAATGGATGATAAAATTAAAATTGTAGATGAACAAACCGGTCGTATTATGGATGGCCGTCGTTATTCAGACGGATTACACCAAGCTATTGAAGCTAAAGAAAATGTAAAAATTGAAGCTGCAACACAAACATATGCTACTGTAACGCTTCAAAATTACTTTAGAATGTACCGCAAATTAAGTGGTATGACAGGTACTGCAATTACAGAAGCTGGTGAATTTTGGGACATTTATAAATTAGATGTTGTTGAAGTACCAACAAATGTACCTTTAGTTAGAGATGATAAAGAAGATTTAATTTTTAAAACAAAAAGAGAAAAATACAATGCTGTTATTAATGAAATTGAAAAATTAGTTAATAATGGACAACCAGTTTTAGTTGGTACAACCTCGGTTGAAATTTCTGAATTATTAGGAAGAATGCTTTCTATTAGAAAAATTAAACACAATGTATTAAATGCAAAACTACACAAAAAAGAAGCAGATATTGTTGCTGAAGCTGGTAACCCAGGAGTTGTAACTATTGCAACAAATATGGCTGGACGTGGTACAGATATTAAGTTATCTGAAGCTGTAAAAAAAGCCGGTGGTTTAGCTATTATTGGTACAGAACGTCACGATTCTAGACGTGTAGACCGTCAGTTACGTGGACGTGCTGGTCGTCAAGGAGATCCAGGTTCTTCTCAATTTTACGTATCTTTAGAAGATAACTTAATGCGTTTGTTCGGTTCTGAACGAATTGCAAAAATGATGGATAGAATGGGACTTCAAGAAGGTGAAGTCATTCAACATTCTATGATTACTAAATCTATTGAACGTGCACAACGCAAAGTAGAAGAAAACAACTTTGGTGTTCGTAAAAGATTATTAGAATATGATGATGTTATGAACTCACAACGTGAAGTTATATACAAACGTCGTCGTCACGCTCTTTACGGAGAACGTTTACAAGTAGATATTGTAAATATGGTTTATGATACCTGTAACGCTATTGTTAGAGAAAGTAAACTAGCAAACGATTATCAAAATTTTGAATTTGAATTAATTCGTTTCTCTTCTACATCCTCTCCTTTTACCGAAGAAGAATTTAAAAAACTATCTGAACAAGAATTAACAGATCAACTTTTTGACATAGTTTATAAACATTATAGAGAAAAATTAGAAAGAAGTGCAAAAGCAGCTTATCCGGTTATTAAAGATGTTTATGAAAATCAAGGAGATAAATACGAGCGTATTGTTGTGCCTTTTACTGATGGAACTAAAGAATTAAAAGTTGTTACTAATTTAAAAGAAGCCTATGAAAGTGAAGGAAAAGGCTTAGTAACAGACTTTGAAAAGAATATTACTTTAGCCATTATTGACGATACTTGGAAAGATCACTTACGTCAAATGGATGAACTAAAGCAATCGGTTCAAAATGCAACATACGAACAAAAAGATCCATTATTAATTTATAAATTTGAATCTTTTGAGTTGTTTAATGAAATGCTTGACAAAATAAATAAAGAAGTTCTTTCTTTCTTATTTAAAGGTGAATTACCATCTCAAGATGCAAATCAGGTTTCTCAAGCAAGAGAACAAAAAAGAGAAAAAGTGCAATTAAGCAAAGAAGATTATAAAAATACTTCTGAGCAAACACAAACAAATCAAACGCAACAACCACAAGTAGTTGAAACTATTGTACGTACTGAACGTAAAATTGGTAGAAACGAAAAAGTGACAATTAAAAATGTAATGAGCGGCGAAAATAAATCAGTGAAATACAAACAAGCCATTCCTCTAATTCAAAAAGGAGAATGGGTATTAGTTGATGAAGCTTAA
- the ppk2 gene encoding polyphosphate kinase 2 yields MHEFKLTPENIDHLNTNKGLTALLSREPYNLERAVRYVKYEKRLKKLQIELIRMQTWAIKENERIIIIFEGRDAAGKGGAIRRATERMNPRLIRKVALPKPTEDEKTQWYFQRYVNQFPKAGEIIFFDRSWYNRAVVEPVNGFCTQEQYETFMNQVNDFERMITESGIRLVKIYMSISKKEQAKRFEEIKNNPLKQWKMTPVDEKAQELWDVYTEYKNKMFKKTAKNTVSWKIIKANKKTIARVNAINHILKSIPYDKNLEI; encoded by the coding sequence ATGCACGAGTTTAAATTAACACCAGAAAATATAGATCATCTGAATACCAATAAAGGACTTACAGCATTATTATCTAGAGAACCTTATAATTTAGAAAGAGCTGTAAGGTATGTTAAGTATGAAAAACGCCTAAAAAAGCTTCAAATAGAATTGATTAGAATGCAAACTTGGGCAATTAAAGAAAATGAACGTATTATTATAATTTTTGAGGGTCGTGATGCTGCAGGTAAAGGTGGTGCAATTAGACGTGCAACCGAAAGAATGAACCCAAGACTTATAAGAAAAGTTGCTTTGCCAAAACCAACAGAAGATGAAAAAACGCAATGGTATTTTCAACGCTATGTAAATCAATTTCCAAAGGCAGGAGAAATTATATTTTTCGATAGAAGTTGGTATAATAGGGCAGTAGTTGAACCTGTAAATGGATTTTGTACGCAAGAGCAATATGAAACATTTATGAATCAAGTTAATGATTTTGAACGTATGATTACCGAATCTGGAATTAGATTGGTAAAAATTTATATGTCAATTTCTAAAAAAGAGCAAGCTAAACGTTTTGAAGAAATTAAAAATAACCCTTTAAAACAATGGAAAATGACTCCTGTAGATGAAAAAGCACAAGAATTATGGGATGTGTATACAGAGTATAAAAATAAAATGTTTAAAAAAACAGCAAAAAATACTGTCAGTTGGAAAATAATTAAAGCCAATAAAAAAACAATTGCCAGAGTTAATGCTATTAATCATATTTTAAAAAGTATTCCTTACGATAAAAATTTAGAAATTTAA
- a CDS encoding DUF2795 domain-containing protein, translated as MYWTLELASYLSDAPWPATKDELIDYAIRTGAPLEVVENLQEIEDADENFESILEIWPDYPSEDDYLWNEDEY; from the coding sequence ATGTATTGGACACTAGAATTAGCATCATATTTATCAGATGCACCATGGCCTGCTACAAAAGATGAGTTGATTGATTATGCAATTAGAACAGGAGCACCTTTAGAGGTTGTTGAAAATCTTCAAGAAATTGAAGATGCTGATGAAAATTTTGAATCTATTCTTGAAATTTGGCCAGATTATCCTTCCGAAGATGATTATCTCTGGAATGAAGATGAATATTAA
- the ppk2 gene encoding polyphosphate kinase 2: MAIHPKLTKEDFEKASSGKEILDIINDKNINIDKVKKRLFYDDELKKLQIELVKLQQWISKNNKRVAIIFEGRDAAGKGGNIRRFTEHLNPRSTRLVALTKPTEVERGQWYFRRYIKELPNSGEIVFFDRSWYNRAVVEPVMGFCNETQYEKFMVQVPEFEHMLCEDNLVLIKFWFSISKDEQLSRFNARIGTPLKRWKFSPVDRKGQELWDDYTHYKEQMFSKTHTSYSPWIIVRANDKKVARLECIRYVLSQFNYEGKNKALTTLLPDPNIIMRYHRSSKQLD; the protein is encoded by the coding sequence ATGGCAATACATCCAAAACTTACTAAAGAAGATTTTGAAAAAGCTTCTTCGGGTAAAGAAATATTAGATATCATTAATGATAAAAATATAAACATAGATAAAGTTAAAAAAAGATTATTCTATGATGATGAGCTTAAAAAGTTACAAATAGAATTAGTTAAACTACAACAATGGATATCTAAAAATAATAAAAGAGTAGCAATTATTTTTGAAGGAAGAGATGCTGCTGGTAAAGGAGGTAATATTAGAAGGTTTACAGAACATTTAAACCCTAGATCTACGCGTTTAGTAGCACTTACTAAGCCTACGGAAGTTGAACGCGGTCAATGGTATTTTAGACGCTATATTAAAGAATTACCAAACTCTGGAGAAATAGTATTTTTTGATAGAAGTTGGTACAATAGAGCAGTGGTAGAGCCAGTTATGGGGTTTTGTAATGAAACACAATATGAAAAATTTATGGTACAAGTACCAGAGTTTGAACATATGCTTTGTGAAGATAATTTAGTGTTGATAAAATTTTGGTTTTCAATTTCTAAAGATGAACAATTATCTAGATTTAATGCCAGAATTGGAACCCCTTTAAAACGTTGGAAATTTAGTCCTGTTGATAGAAAAGGACAAGAACTTTGGGATGATTACACGCATTATAAAGAACAAATGTTTAGTAAAACCCACACAAGTTATAGCCCTTGGATAATAGTTAGAGCTAACGATAAAAAAGTAGCACGTTTAGAATGTATTAGATATGTATTATCTCAGTTTAATTACGAAGGGAAAAACAAAGCATTAACTACGTTATTGCCAGATCCTAATATTATTATGCGATACCATCGTTCATCAAAACAATTAGATTAA
- the bshC gene encoding bacillithiol biosynthesis cysteine-adding enzyme BshC, which translates to MKVHHIPFQETGYFSSLIGDYLDKNSKLTQFYGNFPNLEGFKNQIALKQASFKSKSRAILAESLFKQYNKLDINDLTLNNIKLLEKDNTFTITTGHQLNIFTGPLYFLYKIVSTINLTKQLKTQFPQHNFVPVYWMATEDHDFEEINYFNFKGKKVVWDRESSGAVGRLNTKGFEDIFNVFSKQLGNSINENYIKSLFENAYLKHHNLTDATRYLVNELFGEYGLVIIDGDAIELKHEFSSIVKDELLNATSFKAVSKTSEKLAENYNIQVNPREINLFYLKDDLRERIIFEDNVYKINNTSIVFSEQDILKELTNFPDRFSPNVIMRPLYQETILPNLCYIGGGGELAYWFQLKDYFSKVATPFPILLLRNSALLITEKQLIKLGKLNVTLKEIFNKQEVLINKKVKEISDISIDFSQQKHFLQEQFLALKELAEQTDTSFIGAVNAQEKKQLNGLDTLEKRLLKAQKRKLSDVVNRIEILQNELFPNKSLEERTRNFSEIYLDLGSSLIPMLIEALQPLKLEFSVIEY; encoded by the coding sequence ATGAAAGTACATCATATTCCATTTCAAGAAACCGGATATTTTTCAAGTTTAATAGGAGATTATTTAGATAAAAATTCTAAACTAACTCAATTTTATGGTAACTTCCCTAATTTAGAGGGATTTAAAAATCAGATAGCGCTTAAGCAAGCTTCATTTAAATCTAAATCTAGAGCAATTTTAGCCGAATCACTTTTTAAACAATACAATAAGTTAGATATAAATGATTTAACGTTAAATAATATTAAATTATTAGAAAAGGATAACACATTTACAATAACAACAGGGCATCAGTTAAATATTTTTACAGGGCCTTTGTATTTTTTGTACAAAATTGTATCTACTATAAATTTAACAAAGCAATTAAAAACTCAATTTCCTCAACATAATTTTGTGCCAGTTTATTGGATGGCAACAGAAGATCACGATTTTGAAGAAATTAATTATTTTAATTTTAAAGGTAAAAAAGTAGTTTGGGATAGAGAAAGTAGCGGTGCTGTTGGAAGACTTAATACCAAAGGTTTTGAAGATATTTTTAATGTATTTTCCAAACAATTAGGAAATTCTATTAATGAAAATTATATAAAATCATTATTTGAGAATGCATATTTAAAGCATCACAATTTAACAGATGCAACTCGCTATTTAGTAAATGAATTATTTGGTGAATATGGTTTGGTTATTATTGATGGAGATGCTATTGAACTTAAACATGAATTTTCTTCAATTGTTAAAGACGAATTATTAAATGCTACTTCTTTTAAAGCAGTTTCAAAAACAAGTGAAAAATTAGCCGAAAATTATAATATTCAGGTAAACCCAAGAGAAATTAACCTTTTTTATTTAAAAGATGATTTAAGAGAACGTATTATTTTTGAAGATAATGTTTATAAAATTAATAATACATCTATTGTTTTTTCTGAACAAGATATTTTAAAAGAGCTAACTAATTTTCCAGATCGTTTTAGTCCTAACGTAATTATGAGACCCTTATATCAAGAAACAATTTTACCAAATTTATGTTATATTGGTGGAGGAGGCGAACTAGCGTATTGGTTTCAGTTGAAAGATTATTTTTCAAAAGTTGCTACACCATTTCCAATTTTATTATTACGTAATTCAGCATTGTTAATTACTGAAAAACAATTGATTAAGTTGGGTAAATTAAATGTAACTTTAAAAGAAATTTTTAATAAGCAAGAAGTTTTAATAAATAAAAAGGTAAAAGAAATTTCCGATATTTCAATAGATTTTTCACAACAAAAGCATTTTTTACAAGAGCAATTTTTAGCATTAAAAGAATTAGCAGAGCAAACAGATACTTCTTTTATTGGTGCTGTTAATGCGCAAGAGAAAAAACAATTAAACGGATTGGACACCTTAGAAAAACGATTGTTAAAAGCTCAAAAAAGAAAATTGTCTGATGTAGTAAATAGAATCGAGATATTACAAAATGAATTATTTCCTAATAAAAGTTTAGAAGAGCGCACACGTAATTTTTCTGAAATATATTTAGATTTAGGTTCTAGTTTAATACCTATGCTAATAGAGGCATTACAGCCTTTAAAATTAGAATTTTCTGTAATAGAATATTAA
- a CDS encoding cob(I)yrinic acid a,c-diamide adenosyltransferase gives MKIYTKTGDKGKTSLFGGTRVPKYDLRIEAYGTVDELNSYIGLIRDQKIDDYTSHVLIKIQNELFTLGAMLATPAEKKILKNGKERLNINKIDVKSVELLEIEIDNMNGTIPPMTNFVLPGGHTTVSFCHISRCICRRAERIATQLSDETSIDELIIVYLNRLSDYLFVLARKLTIDNKAQEIPWIPEKL, from the coding sequence ATGAAAATATATACCAAAACTGGAGATAAAGGAAAAACATCGTTATTTGGTGGAACTAGAGTTCCTAAATACGATTTACGTATTGAGGCTTATGGAACTGTTGATGAATTAAACTCTTACATTGGATTAATTCGCGATCAAAAAATTGATGATTATACTTCTCATGTACTGATAAAAATTCAGAATGAATTATTTACTCTTGGCGCAATGTTGGCAACACCTGCAGAGAAAAAGATTTTAAAAAATGGAAAAGAACGTCTTAATATTAATAAAATTGATGTTAAATCTGTAGAGTTGTTAGAAATTGAAATTGACAATATGAACGGAACAATACCTCCAATGACAAATTTCGTTTTGCCAGGCGGACATACAACCGTGTCATTTTGTCATATATCTCGCTGTATTTGTAGAAGAGCCGAGCGAATAGCCACACAATTAAGTGACGAAACTAGCATAGATGAACTAATAATAGTGTATTTAAATAGACTTTCTGACTATCTTTTTGTACTGGCACGAAAATTGACTATTGATAACAAAGCTCAAGAAATTCCTTGGATTCCTGAGAAATTATAA
- a CDS encoding class I SAM-dependent methyltransferase codes for MWFKITSYFLFLLKSTNKHGVHSPYVYNLVTNCFNIKTATSKKQKLVTIINYFKKNNSEITDISKKQALLLIRIVSYFKPKSILELETSFGFNTVLLSIGNPKAAITTIKNSNTSLKKIEALFYNFKLSNITLLNDCLKNVLINNSQFDLVLFDKNHQKTILLNNFNECLAASHNDSVFIFKAINSSKGMQKAWEEIKNNPKVTITINTYFYGIVFFRTEQAKQHFTIRV; via the coding sequence ATGTGGTTTAAAATAACATCTTATTTTTTATTCTTATTAAAATCTACAAACAAACATGGGGTCCATTCCCCTTATGTGTACAATTTAGTAACTAATTGTTTTAACATAAAAACAGCAACTTCAAAAAAACAAAAACTGGTTACTATTATAAATTATTTCAAAAAAAACAATTCTGAAATTACAGATATTTCAAAAAAACAAGCTCTTTTATTAATACGTATTGTAAGCTATTTTAAACCTAAATCCATTCTAGAATTGGAAACTTCTTTTGGGTTTAATACTGTGTTATTAAGTATTGGAAACCCAAAAGCAGCTATTACAACTATAAAAAACAGCAATACTTCTCTTAAAAAGATTGAAGCTCTTTTTTATAACTTCAAACTTTCAAATATTACATTATTAAATGACTGTTTAAAAAATGTACTAATTAATAATTCACAATTCGATTTAGTTTTATTTGACAAAAATCATCAAAAAACAATACTGCTAAACAATTTTAATGAATGTTTGGCTGCTTCACATAATGATTCAGTTTTTATTTTTAAGGCAATTAATTCTTCAAAAGGAATGCAAAAAGCTTGGGAAGAAATAAAAAACAACCCAAAAGTTACTATTACAATAAATACTTATTTTTATGGTATTGTTTTTTTTAGAACTGAACAAGCAAAACAACATTTTACCATACGTGTTTAA
- a CDS encoding helix-turn-helix domain-containing protein yields the protein METNKELELVWNFVNNTDRTIFLTGKAGTGKTTFLHKLKLNSLKRMVVVAPTGVAAINAKGVTIHSFFQLPFGPLVPDSELDSSTSFNRKFSKTKINIIKSMDLLVIDEISMVRADLLDAIDKTLRRFRNRNKVFGGVQLLMIGDLQQLSPVIKENEWELLKPYYKNGFFFSSYAYQQSNAITVELKHVYRQNNETFIQILNEIRNNALSQASANELNKRYIPDFIPNEDDGYIDLTTHNNKAESVNRAALDKLTTKTQSYTATIEGKFPEYAYPNKEELILKVGAQVLFIKNDSSYEKRYFNGKIGKIIFLDENEVIVKCKDDDANIIVTPEIWENINYTVNPETKEIIENCIGSFKQIPLRLAWAITIHKSQGLTFEKAIIDAQGAFAHGQTYVALSRCKSLEGLVLKSPIDSRQIISDNNVITFNKNAAKNQPDENDLQQSKSEFQLNLISEVFDFFNVLHPINRVLDIFYKNKTTINGNLEPTFVAIKDTIANLLKVGNSFRIQLHTLAKTTTEPEVDKTIQDRFIKAIEYFNEQTINFIETPYKKFNYTTDNKTVETDIDKQLDIIEAFLITKLSYFKNLTVGFSTLKFLELRANAVFLAKQTPKKAKVIVVDGTVNKELFERLHKLRDTIAKKNDIKHYQVFSQKALYSLCEILPTTSKELLSINGFGKIRIKKYGEAILKVITDYWIENDIEVVKDNMFFEEKPLRKKKGSSKKISLKLFKSGKTIEEIAEERGLSSETITTHLASFIPSKEVEITDLISKSHYKELKELIPTMTFENLSDLKHQIDDKYSYTDLRLVVNYLNNE from the coding sequence ATGGAAACTAATAAAGAATTAGAATTAGTTTGGAATTTTGTAAATAACACTGATAGAACTATTTTTTTAACAGGAAAAGCAGGTACAGGTAAAACAACTTTTTTACATAAATTAAAACTTAATTCTTTAAAAAGAATGGTAGTAGTTGCTCCTACAGGAGTTGCTGCAATAAATGCAAAGGGTGTAACCATACATTCGTTCTTTCAACTTCCTTTTGGTCCTTTAGTGCCAGATTCTGAGTTGGATTCTTCTACTAGTTTTAATAGAAAATTTAGCAAAACTAAAATCAATATTATTAAATCTATGGATTTATTAGTTATTGATGAAATTAGTATGGTTAGAGCAGACTTGTTAGATGCAATAGATAAAACTTTAAGACGTTTTAGAAATAGAAATAAAGTTTTTGGTGGAGTTCAATTGTTAATGATTGGAGATTTACAACAATTATCTCCTGTAATTAAAGAAAACGAATGGGAATTATTGAAACCCTATTATAAAAATGGCTTCTTTTTTAGTAGTTATGCATACCAACAAAGCAATGCTATAACTGTAGAATTAAAACACGTTTATAGACAAAACAATGAAACGTTTATTCAAATTTTAAATGAAATTAGAAATAATGCACTTTCACAAGCATCAGCTAATGAGTTAAATAAACGATATATACCAGACTTTATTCCAAATGAAGATGATGGTTATATAGATTTAACAACACATAATAATAAAGCAGAAAGTGTAAATAGAGCAGCGTTAGATAAATTAACTACAAAAACCCAAAGTTATACAGCTACTATAGAAGGAAAATTTCCAGAATACGCATATCCTAACAAAGAAGAATTAATTTTAAAAGTAGGAGCACAAGTATTATTTATAAAAAATGATAGCTCATATGAAAAACGCTATTTTAATGGTAAAATTGGAAAAATTATTTTTTTAGATGAAAATGAAGTAATTGTTAAATGCAAAGATGATGATGCTAATATTATTGTTACACCAGAAATTTGGGAAAATATTAATTATACGGTAAATCCAGAAACTAAAGAAATTATTGAGAATTGCATTGGATCTTTTAAACAAATTCCTTTGCGCTTAGCTTGGGCAATAACAATTCATAAAAGTCAAGGTTTAACGTTTGAAAAAGCAATTATAGATGCACAAGGTGCTTTTGCGCATGGGCAAACCTATGTAGCACTTAGTAGATGCAAATCTTTAGAAGGTTTGGTGCTTAAAAGCCCAATTGATTCAAGGCAAATCATTAGCGATAATAATGTAATTACATTTAATAAAAATGCAGCTAAAAATCAACCAGATGAAAATGATTTACAGCAATCGAAGTCAGAATTTCAACTAAATTTAATTTCAGAAGTATTTGATTTTTTTAATGTTTTACATCCAATTAATCGCGTTTTAGATATTTTTTATAAAAATAAAACTACAATTAACGGTAATTTAGAACCAACATTTGTAGCTATAAAAGATACAATTGCAAACTTATTAAAAGTTGGAAATTCTTTTAGAATACAATTGCATACTTTAGCTAAAACAACTACAGAACCCGAAGTAGATAAAACAATTCAAGATCGATTTATTAAAGCAATTGAATACTTTAATGAACAGACTATAAATTTTATAGAAACTCCGTATAAAAAGTTTAATTATACAACAGATAATAAAACAGTAGAAACAGATATTGATAAACAATTAGATATAATTGAAGCGTTTTTAATAACCAAATTAAGTTATTTTAAAAATTTAACAGTAGGATTTAGTACACTAAAATTTTTAGAATTAAGAGCTAATGCAGTCTTTTTAGCTAAACAAACGCCTAAAAAAGCTAAAGTTATTGTTGTTGATGGTACTGTAAATAAAGAATTGTTTGAACGTTTACATAAATTAAGAGATACCATTGCTAAGAAAAATGATATAAAACATTATCAAGTTTTTTCTCAAAAAGCCTTGTATAGTTTATGTGAAATATTACCAACAACTTCTAAAGAGCTATTAAGTATAAATGGTTTTGGTAAAATACGTATAAAAAAATATGGAGAAGCTATTTTAAAAGTTATTACAGATTATTGGATTGAAAATGATATTGAAGTTGTTAAAGATAACATGTTTTTTGAAGAAAAGCCTTTAAGAAAAAAGAAAGGAAGTAGTAAAAAAATATCTTTAAAATTATTTAAATCTGGAAAAACCATTGAAGAAATTGCCGAAGAAAGAGGGCTTAGTTCAGAAACAATAACAACACATTTAGCTTCTTTTATTCCTTCAAAAGAAGTTGAAATAACAGATTTAATATCAAAAAGTCATTATAAAGAATTAAAAGAGTTAATTCCTACAATGACTTTTGAAAATCTTTCGGACCTAAAACACCAAATAGATGATAAGTATTCTTATACCGATTTGCGTTTGGTGGTAAATTATTTAAATAATGAATAA